One Falco peregrinus isolate bFalPer1 chromosome 6, bFalPer1.pri, whole genome shotgun sequence DNA segment encodes these proteins:
- the ANO6 gene encoding anoctamin-6 codes for MNAENQDVLLDLEGEEEEEEEEDDDDGETVLELNQVIIPTYGTVPDQQNLHTPEWVDFDDKPDSLFFSDGQRRIDFVLVYEDESKKITHKRSDRKKQKRKRQIYESNLISNGLQLEATRSVLDQKLIFVKVHAPWEVLCTYAEVMHIKLPLQPNDLKTRNSAFNWFSRLFRVDENIIKPEQEFFTAPFQKERLSNFYIQDKDTFFNPATRSRIVHFILSRVEYATKNKVKKFGINRLLDTGIYKAAFPLHDSSFRHLSTDPNCPSERYLLYREWAHPKNIFKLQPLDFIRKYYGEKIGIYFAWLGFYTNMLIVAAVVGVGCFLYGCLTKDDCTWSQEVCDPNIGGNILMCPQCDKVCTYWNLSITCESSKKLCIFDSFGTLVFAVFMGIWVTLFLEFWKRRQAELEYEWDTVEYLEQEEQVRPEYEARCTHVVMNEITQQEEHVPYTACGKCIRMAFCTSAVFFWILLIIASVIGIIVYRLSVFLAFSATLSQHISGTEAIRKYLTPQTATSVTASLISFIVIMVLNVIYEKVAILITDFELPRTQTDYENSLTTKMFLFQFVNYYSSCFYIAFFKGKFVGHPGNPVYWLGKYRNEECDPGGCLLELTTQLAIIVGGKAIWNNIQEVLLPLIKNLIGRYCATARSEKVVPRWEQDYHLQPIGKLGLFYEYLEMVIQFGFVTLFVASFPLAPLLALMNNMLEIRLDAWKLTTQFRRMVPQKAQDIGAWQPIMQGIAILAVVTNAMITAFTSDMIPRLVYYWSFSVPPYGSHSGHTMKGYINSTLSVFNISDFKNVSKPFSPLFGNQTTCRYRDLRYPPGHQHQYEHNIYYWHVIAAKLAFIIVMEHVIYFVKFIISYVIPDVSQKTKSKVKREKYLTQKLLHENDLKVVKKTMGKIADKIIRGVDSTFRPKAE; via the exons GTGGATTTTGATGATAAGCCTGACTCCTTGTTCTTCAGTGATGGGCAACGAAGAATTGACTTTGTTTTGGTGTATGaagatgaaagtaaaaaaattactcatAAGAGGAGTGATCGTAAAAAGCAAAAG AGGAAGAGACAAATATATGAATCAAACCTGATAAGCAACGGCTTGCAACTTGAAGCAACGAGATCG gTTTTGGATCAAAAACTCATTTTTGTGAAAGTGCATGCACCTTGGGAAGTGCTATGCACGTATGCCGAGGTTATGCACATCAAATTGCCTCTGCAACCCAATGACCTGAAGACCCGAAACTCAGCTTTCAACTGGTTTAGTCGACTCTTCAGAGTGGATGAAAATATCATCAAACCTGAGCAGGAGTTTTTCACTGCCCCTTTTCAAAAGGAACGTTTGTCCAACTTTTATATTCAAGACAAAGACACATTTTTCAATCCTGCAACCAGAAGCCGAATT GTTCATTTTATCCTGTCCCGTGTTGAATATGCAACCAAAAACAAGGTGAAAAAGTTTGGCATTAACAGACTACTGGACACTGGAATCTACAAAGCAGCATTTCCCCTCCATGAC tctAGTTTTAGGCACCTGTCAACTGATCCCAACTGCCCAAGTGAACGGTATCTTCTCTACAGGGAATGGGCTCATCCTAAGAACATTTTcaagctgcagcccctggatTTCATCAG GAAATATTATGGAGAGAAAATTGGAATCTACTTTGCTTGGCTGGGCTTTTACACTAATATGCTGATCGTGGCTGCAGTTGTAGGAGTTGGCTGTTTTCTGTATGGATGCCTGACAAAGGACGACTGCACATGGAG CCAAGAAGTATGTGATCCCAACATAGGAGGTAATATCTTAATGTGCCCTCAGTGTGATAAAGTATGTACCTACTGGAACCTCAGCATCACCTGTGAATCATCCAAG aaactctGTATATTTGATAGCTTTGGAACACTGGTCTTTGCAGTATTTATGGGAATATGGG TTACTTTGTTTTTGGAGTTTTGGAAGCGACGGCAGGCTGAACTGGAATATGAATGGGACACAGTTGAGTACTTAGAACAAGAAGAACAAGTTCGCCCTGAGTATGAAGCTCGGTGCACTCATGTAGTAATGAATGAAATCACACAG CAAGAAGAACATGTGCCATACACTGCCTGTGGGAAGTGCATACGGATGGCTTTCTGTACAAGTGCTGTCTTCTTCTGG ATTCTTTTGATTATTGCTTCAGTTATTGGAATCATTGTCTACAGGCTCTCGGTTTTCCTGGCATTTTCTGCAACGTTGTCACAGCACATTAGTGGAACAGAGGCGATCCGCAAATACCTGACTCCACAGACAGCTACTTCAGTAACTGCTTCGCTCATCAGCTTTATAGTCATTATGGTTCTCAATGTCATCTATGAAAAAGTGGCAATCCTGATTACTGACTTTG agcTTCCAAGGACACAGACTGACTATGAAAACAGTCTGACCACAAAGATGTTCTTGTTTCAGTTTGTCAACTACTATTCTTCATGCTTCTACATAGCCTTCTTTAAGGGCAAATTTGTAGGTCACCCTGGAAATCCAGTTTATTGGCTAGGAAAGTATCGCAATGAAGAG TGCGATCCAGGTGGATGTCTCCTTGAACTCACAACTCAGCTTGCCATCATAGTAGGAGGTAAAGCAATCTGGAACAACATTCAAGAAGTGCTTCTTCC TTTGATTAAGAATCTAATCGGAAGATACTGTGCAACTGCTAGATCAGAAAAAGTTGTTCCACGCTGGGAACAGGACTACCACCTGCAGCCCATTGGAAAACTTGGACTGTTTTATGAGTATCTTGAAATGG TTATACAGTTTGGCTTTGTCACTCTGTTTGTGGCATCGTTTCCTCTGGCTCCTCTCCTGGCTCTTATGAACAACATGTTGGAAATCCGGTTGGATGCATGGAAGCTGACAACACAGTTCAGGCGCATGGTTCCACAGAAGGCACAAGACATCGGTGCCTGGCAGCCCATCATGCAAGGCATAGCCATTCTTGCAGTGGTCACCAAT gcTATGATCACTGCTTTTACATCTGACATGATTCCTCGTCTGGTTTATTACTGGTCCTTTTCGGTCCCTCCTTATGGGAGTCACAGCGGTCACACTATGAAAGGCTATATAAATAGTACACTTTCTGTCTTCAATATATCAGACTTCAAGAATGTAAGCAAGccattttcccctttgtttgGGAACCAAACAACATGCAG ATACCGGGATCTCCGCTACCCTCCTGGTCACCAGCACCAATATGAGCATAACATATACTACTGGCATGTCATTGCAGCCAAGCTGGCTTTCATCATTGTCATGGAG CATGTCATATACTTCGTGAAGTTTATTATTTCATACGTAATTCCAGATGTATCACAAAAGACCAAGAGCAAGGTCAAACGAGAGAAGTACCTAACACAGAAACTCTTGCATGAGAATGATCTCAAAGTTGTGAAAAAAACCATGGGGAAAATAGCCGACAAAATTATCAGAGGAGTAGACAGCACTTTCCGACCTAAAGCTGAATAA